Genomic window (Musa acuminata AAA Group cultivar baxijiao chromosome BXJ1-9, Cavendish_Baxijiao_AAA, whole genome shotgun sequence):
GGAGTAGAAAATGTTCTCAACAAGGAAAGAGTCTAGTCTACAGCTTCTTCTCGAGGTAGAAGAAGAGAGTGGCTTGCTGTGAGTTCCACACGGCAGCTCTCTGGTCGAGCGATCTGATATCTATCTCTTCAGCTGAAACTTGGGGCTTCAGAGATACGCGGAAGATGGGGCTTAACAAGACCATGGTAAGGAACATGAGCCGGATCGAAGCGCGGAAGCTCGGCTTGGCGTTGCTGGTAGGATGCTGCATAGTCATATTGACATATTTCGTTTCCATGTCGGAGACCACCGGTGAGTCTCTCTTGCCTTCTCAGCAACGAatccttttcttctctacttccAGAGGTTGATGAGGTGCAAGCAAACGAAGCAAGTAGACTATCTGGGGGAAGCAGCAGCATCGTCTTAATATCTTGCGACTCTTGTTTTGCAGTTGATCAGCAGCTTTCTGTAGCCTACAGGGTTGGCACTGTCGAGGTGGTGGACGGCAAAATTAGTCTACAGAAGCCAGGTCAGAAATCATACAAATTCTGGCTATCGCTTGTTTGGTAGGGTTGATTGAATCTTTGTTGTTGGGCTGGTAATGTCGCCGTCATTAGAATCTGCATAAATCATCAACTACAATGCACGATTGTTGGGACTCGTGAGTTCTTCAAGAAACCTCTGGGTTGTTTTCGGAGAGAAAAAGTGGAAAAAGAAACGAAGGAGAAAGATCTCTGTTTCTGGGAACACACCCAAGTTCTGATCTCAATACACATTGAGCAAAAACGATttaaggatttgatttttgattttaATTGAGTTTCATTTAGATCTTATTTCTCAATGTAACAGAAAGATTAAGGAAAGCGGAGGGTGGACATGGAAATACTGCAGAGGAGAAGATCCACCGCACCAATTTTTCTGCTATTTCCCCCGTCACTGCCAAGGAAGAGAAAAGAGAGTCCAAGAAACCAAGTAAGCTTCATCGCTTGACCATTAATTAGCAACTCAGATACGATGATGATTCATGTGCTGAGTAACGAGTTTAGTCTTGCAAGTTTTCATTTAAATTGCACAGACATGTTTAATGTTGTTCAGAAGATGAAGAGATTCTCCCTCCTAAAAGAGAGGCTGAAAGGTCTCAGACGATGAAGCCCCAAGTGGTGGAGCCGATATGCGATTTCTCGGATCCAAGAACGGAATTCTGTGAGATGAAAGGTGACGTTCGCATCCAAGGGAAGTCTTCCTCGGTGGTGTTTGTTTCTCCGCACCAGCGAAGCAACGAGTGGAAGATCATGCCTTACGTCCGAAAGCAAATGGGAAACGTGGAGAAAGTATCGGTTAGAACAGCGAGCAGCCCCGGAGGCGTCCCCGAATGCACCATCAATCGATCCGTCCCCGCCATCGTGTTTGCGCTGGGTGGATTCACGGGAAACTACTACCACGACTTCACCGATGTGCTGCTCCCTCTGTTCTTGACCGCACGGCAATTCGACGGAGAAGTCCAGTTTCTCATCACCAACATTCAAGTTTGGTGGCTCCACAAATACGATCCGATTATTAAGAGGCTCACGCGATACGAGTTCGTCGATCTCGACGACAGCAATCAGGTCCTCTGCCACCCACATGTGATGGTCGGCCTCCGCTTCCACAATGACTTGACGATCCAACCTGCACGAGCTCCCAACGGGTATTCTATGCTCGACTTCACCGCGTTTTTGAGGTCGGCTTACTCCCTGCAGAAAGCGCACGCCATCAGCTTGAGGGAACACCCCGACAGGAAGCCGAGGCTTCTCCTCGTAGCGAGGAACGGTACTCGAAGGTTCACCAACGTGCCGGAGATCGTCCAAATGGCGGAGGGGTTGAACTACGAGGTGGTGCGTGCGGACGCAGACTTCGGGGACGTGGCTGGGTTTGCCGGTGTGGTGAACTCTTGTGATGTGATCATGGGTGTGCACGGTGCCGGGCTCACCAACCTCGTGTTCCTGCCCACGAATGCGGTGCTCATCCAGATAGTGCCTTGCTGCGAGCTGGAGGGCATGGCCACGCACACCTTTGGATTCCCTTCCATGGGAGCCGGGCTGAACTACTTGGAGTACAACATCAGCGTGGAGGAGAGCACACTGTCAGAGAAGTATCCCAGAGAGCATCCCGTGTTTACGGACCCTCAGTCGCTCCACAAACAGGGATGGTTCAAGATGGGCAAGATCTACTTGGTTAAACAAAACGTAAAGCTCGATGTGAACAGGTTCAGGCCTTTCTTGGTGAGAGCCATGGACCTTCTCGGTCGCTAGAATGAACACTGTTAGGTGTGCTGGGTGGGTGgagtttattttctttcttcttcttctttttgttgatcgaTCATACCATACAGTCGTTCCTCGCCGCCAATGGTTTGAGCCGCCTTCTTGCTCTGAGCTAAAACCTAGTCTTTATTGAGACTATTATTTTACTTTTTGCTACTCTCACTGTTTTTACTTTGTGAATCTTATCTCAAATTGGTTGTGTGGAGAGTGACAAAGTGTCGCGGCAGAGAATGaacaggatttttttttttttgtttggttccaaaagaaaaggagaaaacttTAACAAAGCAAAAAAAACTGGATCCATATGGCCCATTTTAATGTCCTCCTTGGAATTCTCTACACCGTCAAGTAACTTTCATGGCTTTTTCGTACTGTCAAACATCTAATCGAACGTCAAGTTTGTAATGGTTGGAAGAAattaggaaataaaaaaagagaaaaaagaaaataaaatctagGCTGCTAGTAGGTTGAAAGATACGGCACAACCTCCACGGCCAGCGACATGTGAAAAATGAGTTGGCATCTTCCGAACGGCAAACCATGAGGTTGATGTCACCATCTCCGTATTTgagatattattattatgttgTTCTCTTGGTAAAATAGAATAAAAATTTCTTATTCTGTGTGGATCCGCTGAATTAAGTTGATCTCCGCACTCAACGCAATTGGCCATCTGCAATAATTTGGCTGTAAAACTTGAACTCCCCTCGGATCGCAAGCACTATTATAGCCGacacaaacattaaaaaagaggTGCAGGCAGCAGGTCCTGCTGATTGGGTACCTCTCCTCTCCACTCCACTCGGTTccttcccccctcccccctctgtgAGTTCCACAatttctcctcctcttttccaTCCTGTTGTTTGCGGAGTTCCGCTCACAAGTTCTGCGGCCACGGCTTGTGCTTACCGTACCGCAAGGAGAGAATGAAATCCCAGTGAGAATAAGAGGGGACGAAGGAAATGGCGAAGGGGTTCAGGAACCTTAACCGCCGAGCGAAGCCTCAGAAATATGGCGTGGCATTGGTTGCGGTATTCATTCTGGTGGCGCTGACCTACGTTACGAGGACGAGGACTACCAGCATGCGCTTCTCTCTTGGTAACTCGCTGCTCCTTTCTCGACTAGATCTGCCTGCCATCAGCTCGAGTTCTCTCACAGCTTAATGGTGTAGCGGCAACATGGCAGCTACAACCGTCGTCTGTCTTCTTTGCACACACAAAAATACTTCTTTGAAAGTAAACCCAATTTTGGGGTGTGGAATCTCAGATCTTCCTATTTGCGACCCccaatttcttgattttttttgtttctctttctgTTTCTCTCGAGTTTATCTGATCTCTTCTCGGGACAATAGCATCTTCGATTTGGAAAAGGAAGTTAAAAACAAGATGTAATCGGAGGGATCCCCCGAGCGAAGACGACCTCTGTTTCCGAGAGGATCAGATAGAGTTCCTTGGTCCTTCAATTTGATCTTTCAGCCTCATTTTTTTGTCGCATCAAAAGATGTTCCACAGCAGTAGTACTGATTATGGGTAGTCAGTAAAAGTCCCCACCTACCTACCACATGCATGGATTGATTTATTGTCCAACCGCAAGATTTGGTGAAGGACTGAGGCCACCGACCCGGTTGCATAAATCCCCATCTCAGCATCTTTCGATGGTGTTCATCACACGGAAGAAGGAACAGACACCGATAAGATAATTTCCGTATCGATGGTGTTCATCTTTGACTGATTACTTCCATAAACCCAAATATTATTGTTTTtgatttgtttttcttgttcttgtcgGGGAAAGTAGTCTGATGTCTAGATCGAGCTTCAGAATTCTAAATCAAATTGTTGCTGCCCGTTTTTGCAAAGGTGGATTTGTGACGCCTGAGAAGAAGCCCATTTGTGATACGTCCAACAGGAAATCCGACATCTGTGAAGCAGACGGCGATGTTAGAATCATGGGCAAAGATACCAGGATGGTGTTTGTCGCCGGAGGAGGAGGCGAATCGTGGACGATCAAGCCTTATGCTCGTAAATGGGACGCCGGATCGGGTGCTCGTGTTCGGGAGGTGACCTTGAAACTGGTCGATGGGTACGCCCAAGACAGGCGCTGCTCCGTCAACCACACCGTCCCTGCAATGGTTTTTGCGATTGGTGGATGGACCGGCAACTACTTCCACGACTTCGTCGACGTGCTTGTGCCTCTCTTCGAGACCGCCTACCACTTCGGCGGCGAGGTCCAGTTTCTCATAGCCAACCTGAACCGGCCATGGATGGACAAGTACCAACTCTTCTTAAAAAAGCTGTCTCGGTATGAAATCATCGagtacgacgacgacgacgccatCCGTTGCTTCAAGCATGTGACCCTGGGCCTGAGATGCACCAGCGCCGAGGACTTCCAAATGGAGCCCTCCAAATCGCCGCACGGGTACACCATGTTCGACTTCGCCAAGTTCGCCAGAGGCGCTTTCTCCCTCGAGAGAGACTACGCGTCGAGGATGGGTGAAGAGACCGATAAGAAGCCAAGGCTGATGGTCATAACCAGGGCCACGACACGAAGATTCATGAACGTGGAGGAGATTGTGAGGATGGCGGAAGAGGTGGGCTACGAAGTCGTGGTCACAGAGGGAGATCCTGACGTCTCCAAATTTTCGCGCATCGTCAACTCCTGCGACGTGTTGATGGGTGTTCACGGATCGGCGCTGACCAATATGGTGTTCCTGCCTACGAATGCTGTGGTGATCCAAGTAGTGCCATGGGGTAATCTGGACTGGATCGCCGGCCATTACTTCAGGGACCCATCCGACCAAATGAAGCTGAACTACCTGGAATACAGTATCAGCGAAGAGGAAACCACTCTCACGGAGCTGTACCCGAAAGAGCACGCGGTGTTCAAGGACCCCATGTCGCTGCATCCTCAGAACGCGGATTGGGAGACCTTCTCCAGGATCTTCCTCAAGGAGCAGAACGTGAAGCTTGATGTGACAAGGTTTAGGGCTTACCTGGAGCGTGCCCTTCGGATCCTCCGCCACCGGCGGGGAGAATGAGGTGaaagatgaatatattattaattattgtTTTATTTTCAGGAGTTTAGTTTTCCAATTTATTCTTTTAAACTGTGGACAATGTTAAAATCTGAAGAGAGGGTATGATGGATGGCATGTTGAGCGATCGCAGATGAGCTGCTGCTCGTCCTCTTTTATCTTCTCGgtcaaaagagaagagaagattgGGAGCTATAAATATCCTTGACTGGGCTTTTCTTTTGAGGAACGTCGTCTTTTTATTTTGTATACGAAAGTTGTCTCCCGTCTTTAATTACTGGCGCACTGCTCCCGATCATCCCGTGCCTCTCCAAAAGCTAACTCTTCTTATTCTAATCTCGATTACGTTCGTAGATGATGGATGATGCATCGATCTACGTGTATCCTTTGATTATAATAAGTTTGGGTGTTTCCTTGAAATAACAAGACTCGCCCTTGCCGATTGTTCAATTACTCACATGGCTATGTGTATTTTCGTGACGtgattaaatattaaatttaaataacGATAGAATAATTTTATGATTGATGTAGAAGCGTATTGTTATCGGATCTAAAAATTATATAATGATGTCAATAGAATTAGACTCgtatttttttttcgtttttttttaCTAGAACCGTAAAAGATCTATAATATTTCGAGATCTTATCGTTTATAATCTAAAGAAGATGTAATTAAGAGAAGAGAATCCATCCCTTTGATTCATGTCCTAAGGAATCATATTATAATTAAACTTTCATTCTATTTAGAATACATCTTAATTAGATAGTGTCACGTATTTTTAACATTCTCTCGTTTAGTCCATTAGttagtaagatataaaaataaataaaataaaattttatttaaaaaataattttactaaaaaaatttaaaaaaatattttatacttgcataggaattttataaaataagttaATAAGTCAAATAAACATAATTCCATGTTAAGCTTGATTATCAATACGAGTTAATGTTTGTATAACAATAATATCatgcttttttttatatatcacaacactattagtctttcctaatgtaATCTAAAATGACTTATATAATTTGTGATGATTCTATTATATACattcaattaaaaaatatatatacataaatatgtacaaaatattaaaataaataacatTAATTACGTAAACAAGAATATCAATTAGAATATCGACTCATCATTATATCTTGAGCTAATTACATACTGGCCCCTATAGTTAAATATCTTTATTGTCTTGatccttatactttaaaaagttatattaataTACTtgtagttacgaaagtgaaataattaggtccatttaccctaacaatatcaattttatcaatgtaaatataaaaataaaaggtaaaaagataattttaacgttcgaTAATTGAATAAGACATCAATGGTGGAAGGACGCCGTTGGCATCGATGGTGGTAGACCCCTCTCCCACCCTTACAGTTACCCATTTGTCCTCCGTCGGTAGCTTTGCGGTTACATTCTATCGTTCTATCATTTTAAGAGAACCCCTTTTTTCAAGATTGTCTCTTTAaaaagttttaaaatttttttattaaccAATCGTAATCAGAATACAGACCGATGTAGACTCATAGACAGATATTAGGAAATCGAAACTTGCAAGTCACCTCCTTGTAAGTTGGAAGATTCAGTTCATCCGGCTCCATGAGCAACATGTTGAGGATGCGATGAGTGGTTTTGCGGAATGATGTCGGTGGCAGATTTAGAATGGTTGACCAACTGAAGACCGACATCAAGTTGGTTTTCAAGGTGGTCCGTTTAGATGTTAGATGTTAGATGTTAATCATAAGCGATCGCAGGATGGTGTCTGTTGCTCCATCCTCAGTTTGGCCATGACGAAAGAGACAAACCTTATGTCTCGTTTTTTTGCTACGGGCGGATGGATGGTCACAGCGGAAGACTTGTTCCATAACTTAGTTATGCCGTCGTGCTCGTTCCCAGTTTCTCGTTGCAAACGTGAAGCCGTCATGGATGGAGAGGAGATACCCACTGTTTGAGATCATCGAGTATGACGACGACGACACCATCCGTTGCTTCAAACATGCCATCCGTGGCCTTAACTAGATGTAGCAGCATTGTGGGATTTTCATACGGAGCAATCCGAATCTTCGCACGGATTCAGTATGGTCGACTTcgcaagcagagagagagagagagagagagagagagagagagagagagaaagagagagattgttgtgGCACTCCCATTGTGGGCCTGTAGCTCGCGGCGCACTCGATTGATACGCAGGCGATATCAAGCTCTTGGCGGGCTCGATAGAGATCCTTGGATGATGTTTGCATCACAGCGCTGGGTGCCCCGAAATGAAGAGCCAACTGCCAGTAGACAGCGGGAAGCTAGTTAGCCTTACTTTTGATGATACAGTACAGAAGGCTTGAACTCTGTAATTAGAGCTGTAAAGACATCATTTACTTTGTTTTCATGCAGGCGTGGCAACGTTAGGTACTAACCACGTTTATGCAAAGCAGGTAGGTAGCTGCATGGAAATTCGGCAGCACGTCTATGCAAAGTAAACCATTTTATTTGCTGGGCTTTTACTTAATTAGTGAGGCTTCCAAGGATCATTAGCAAGTCATTGCACTCTTTTATGGGTCTATCATCATCCCTGCGACTCTTTTTCTTTCAACTAAAATATTCGAGAAATATAAATCTATTTTAAATAACCAAAGAAAGCGACCACAATAAATATCGTATGGGAtccagtttttttttttagatgactaAATTTGTCATTtcgaacacacacacacagatcgAGGGATTTAAAATGCCGAGAAATAAACTAAAGAGTAGCAGTGCGCAACGTCTCCCCCGCTTTGATTCTTCCCATATTTGAAGTTGACCGATGACTGTTGCTGGATTCATCCGTCGCATGGCTAATAAATGTGGATGCGGAACACGAGAGTAGGCCGATGTGTGATCTCTCCTTCTTTTTTGACTTGGGAACGGAAATCCGCGGTGGAGAAGGTACGGGCCGATGCTTGTTGCTTCCTCCCGTGTCGGCGGCAGAGAATTAATGAGTCATGGCGCCTCAGATCTTGTGCTCGAAAGCGGGACGACACGGCCATTTCCACTTCCTGGTATGCACCGTCGGTGACGACACGGCGCCTGGCGTCGTCTTCGCCAACGGCGTGTACGGACCCCGACAATTGCTTCCACGATTTGGCGGGTGCGAACCCTCTCTTCCGGATCTCCCGCCAGTTCTTGACGGAGATGTGCAGATTATAGATGCCACGAACGACTGGGTGCGGTTTGCAGGCACCGTGAACTCATGCGACGTGATGGCGGTGCCATTGGCTAAGCGGGATGACTGGGCGGTGACGATTCGTTTGGACGCAGAGCCAGAGATGGGATGGAAGAGGCTGACGCACTTGCACTAGGACACGAGCGGAGAAGAGAGCACCCTCCAAAGTGTTCCGAGGACGGACGCGGGATTCAAGGCACATATCTTGAGCAGCAAATTGGCTAAAGCTCGACGGCGAGTGCTTCAGCCGTTCGATTCCCTGTATAAATCAACTCCGAAACAGAGCCCAACAAAAGTCATCACAATATTTCTTACCCGACTTTTGGCTTAAATACGAAAGAAATGAATGAAAATTAAGCATATGATAGGTTAAAACATAACATACAATCTGAACAATTTTCTTTGACATTCTTGAATAAGCTCCATAATACCTCCAAGCGATAATGGAGGAGAATGATTACAGTTTTCAGTAATAATTGGAGATCAAAATCCAAATCTAATGTGGAAAGAGCAGAACCAAACAAGACGTGATTCTCGGTTCCTTAGACGATTGCAGGTTGTGATTCAGACTTGACGCTTAAAAAATTCACCACCAAAAACGATAAAA
Coding sequences:
- the LOC135592260 gene encoding beta-1,2-xylosyltransferase XYXT1-like, whose protein sequence is MGLNKTMVRNMSRIEARKLGLALLVGCCIVILTYFVSMSETTVDQQLSVAYRVGTVEVVDGKISLQKPERLRKAEGGHGNTAEEKIHRTNFSAISPVTAKEEKRESKKPKDEEILPPKREAERSQTMKPQVVEPICDFSDPRTEFCEMKGDVRIQGKSSSVVFVSPHQRSNEWKIMPYVRKQMGNVEKVSVRTASSPGGVPECTINRSVPAIVFALGGFTGNYYHDFTDVLLPLFLTARQFDGEVQFLITNIQVWWLHKYDPIIKRLTRYEFVDLDDSNQVLCHPHVMVGLRFHNDLTIQPARAPNGYSMLDFTAFLRSAYSLQKAHAISLREHPDRKPRLLLVARNGTRRFTNVPEIVQMAEGLNYEVVRADADFGDVAGFAGVVNSCDVIMGVHGAGLTNLVFLPTNAVLIQIVPCCELEGMATHTFGFPSMGAGLNYLEYNISVEESTLSEKYPREHPVFTDPQSLHKQGWFKMGKIYLVKQNVKLDVNRFRPFLVRAMDLLGR
- the LOC135592261 gene encoding alpha-1,3-arabinosyltransferase XAT3-like, which encodes MAKGFRNLNRRAKPQKYGVALVAVFILVALTYVTRTRTTSMRFSLGGFVTPEKKPICDTSNRKSDICEADGDVRIMGKDTRMVFVAGGGGESWTIKPYARKWDAGSGARVREVTLKLVDGYAQDRRCSVNHTVPAMVFAIGGWTGNYFHDFVDVLVPLFETAYHFGGEVQFLIANLNRPWMDKYQLFLKKLSRYEIIEYDDDDAIRCFKHVTLGLRCTSAEDFQMEPSKSPHGYTMFDFAKFARGAFSLERDYASRMGEETDKKPRLMVITRATTRRFMNVEEIVRMAEEVGYEVVVTEGDPDVSKFSRIVNSCDVLMGVHGSALTNMVFLPTNAVVIQVVPWGNLDWIAGHYFRDPSDQMKLNYLEYSISEEETTLTELYPKEHAVFKDPMSLHPQNADWETFSRIFLKEQNVKLDVTRFRAYLERALRILRHRRGE